The segment GAGAAACACTGATCCTTGCGGTCCTGGACATCTGGAGAAAGAGGGTGAAGACGAGCAGGGGGCTAGACAGAAGGGGAAATGGCTAAGGGGATTCTCACAGAGGAAAAACATCAACGACAACTTTTGGAGGAGGGCATAGAACCGCAGCAATCCGAGCTGCTAGAGGAGCACAATTTCCAAACAAGCACGCCAGATTGAGAAGAAGTTGAAGGGAAAAATCATCAGCGATGTTTGGAACTAGGGGGTAGAGGGCACACAAACGAGGATACtagggggaggggaagcggaAGAGGTTGCTGTTGCAAGGGACGACGAAGGTGCGGTGGCGACGGCACCCGCAGGACGCACCGCCAAGTCGTGCCATCACCAGCCGCGGCATCTCCGGAGGCACGCAGGCCCCTGAGCATCGACCGAGGGCCGGGGCACCGACCACCATTGCCGTTGTCGTGGCGCACGCCGCCCGAGGCACATGCCGGCCGGAACCCGCCCTCAACGCCGGGGCTGCTTCGACGCGGCGCTGCTCCTGCCACTGCCGTCCACCGCGCCGCGTGACGAGGCGACAACCCCAGATCCGGCCGCTAGGGTCCCGGATCGGCGCGCCAAGCCCAGCCATCACCGACGAGTGGGGAGAGGGGGGgtggcgccgacgaggtcgtGCCGGCCCGCCATCGCTGCAGCATGCGCCGCTAGCCGCCACCGGGCACCGGGTCCAGCGCTCCCCGCCGCCCCCTTCCAGTCAGACCGCGGGAGGGCCAGCTCCGCCGCGCCCACTCCGGCCTCCACCCCGCCGACCGCCAGCAcaagcgccgccgctccgcctcctccgtgCGGATGGTAGTGACGCTCGCCTCCGGCCAGGTCCAGCGGCAGGGCGCCGGATCCAGCCACGGGGGTGCCAGATCCGGTGGTGGCACCGCCGGATCCGAGGCTTCACGTcgcgccgttgccgtcgcccgCCCATCgcacgccgcgtcgtcgtcctcgcgctGAGTCGTCGCGTCGCCGGGGaaaggcctcgccgccgccctcacgGTTGGTCGCGCGGaacttcggcggcggcgaggggtgggagaggaagggagggggcAGCGGGGGCTAGGGTTCGCCCTCTGTGTCGCCCGCGCGAGAGGGCGACGCGGAGGTCGGAAGATCCAGTACTATTTCCTGTACCCTCGGCTATAACATCCTGGATTAGCGTATTCTTTTATGTGAGACCCTGGTTAACTAAACTATGTGTCACTTGGTTTTGAAGGATTTGATGAACATGGAAGATCCCAAAAAGTACTCGCAAACAGTTTAAGCAACATGATAGGAGTAGAATAGAAGTTCAGGCATGATGGATCACGTGAAGCTGGACTGAAGTGCCTTCGCCATCAGTGTGGCGAAGATACGAAGAATTCCAGCATTTTTGAtctttctcttcttcaaccATTCAATACTCGTAACTTGTAGTAATATGGCAAATAAAATAGGGATAATTACATCTGTACCCTCACTTTAAAAGCCAATTGCTGTTTTACCCTCATTTTTCAGGGTTTGTATttttacccccactttttaATCTGAAGCAACCGTCTATCCTCAACAGCCGTTTGGTGAGTCCCACATTGTGCGTTAAAGAAAtacaaaggaaaataaaaaagggtAATTATGAAATTACCTTTGTACCCCTGAGAGTGGATAGGGTTGAGTGAGTCTTCCACCCGTGCGTACGGGAAAAGCAGGTCGAATACCTagcgcggggcggcgcggaggcgacAGCGAGAgcgcgcggcggggaggcggcggtggtcgagggcgtgcggccgcgccggcgcccgctCCTAAGAGGTAGACAGcccgcctcttcttcctccgcaTGGAGCAgtgcctcgccgcgccgcgacAGGACGGGAAGCCCTGGCGGCGCGcactcgcctccgcctccgcctcatcCTGCCACCGCTCGCGGTGCTGCTCCTCTTcgcgctcctcgccgtcgcggtgGCGCGGGCGTACGGCCGCGGATGGAGGAACcatgaggggaggaggagagcaacCTCCGCCAGCCGTCCGAGCGCGGCGTGGCGGATGAcgcagcggcggaggacgacgccgccgaggaCACCAGATGGGCCGTCCTCATCGCCGGCTCCAACGGCTACTACAAGTACCGCCACCAGGTGATTTTGCTCGCCCGCAACCCCTCGAAAACAAACCACGCTCTCGCCGCGCGGTTAATCGCGGCGGCACgtatggtttggtttggttcggTTTGATCCTTCGCGTGTGTGCGCTCTTCGTTCGGTTTGATTTGGTTGGTTTCACGGGATTGGTTCCATCTCCACCGACGCGCGCAATCGCCGCAGAAGTAGAAACCCTGAGCCGTTTCGTGTTGCCGCAAATTCCAAACGTCTGTTAAATCTCTCGCTAATCTGATTCATGATAAACGTAATCCACAATTAATTTGAGATTACTGCCGTGAAGAGAGAATTCGTCGTGAAGAGAGAATTCGGCGTGCAAAATCACACGAAGCTGAAAAAATTGAAGCAAAATTGCAATAACCATGGAGGGCATAATTGTCCTTTTCTCTACAAGTAACACAGTTAAAACCGGCTGTTAGAAGCAGGGGCACATGGCTGCTTCAGATTCAAAAAGTGGGGATAAAACTACAAACCCTAAAAAAGTGGGTAAACAGTAATTGGCTTCGAAATTGGGGTACAGATGCAATTGCCACAATAAAATATTATCCACATATGGCAGTGTtcgtttctaaaaaaataagaaaaccattaacgcataattaattaatttttaagtattataaatttgaaaattttatttcatattttaaatcaacttttatatataaagttttctcaTAGAATGTACCTACTTAAAACCATGGTAATAAAAAATGAGGTAAAATTTATATCTtaacgagaaaaaaaattagattcATATTACTATCAAACTTACGTAATGAACTACCAGTGATTCTTTGAGATTACGACAGAATATCGCTGTATCAGTTCACCTCCCTAACCTTAGCCTCTCACTCACGCAAAGTGCAAACCATATTTTCGTCGGTCTACTTCTGGGAATTCGTTGTGGGCGTGCGTCGCAACCAACCGTTTCTCACAACAGCAACCACTCACCGAACGAACCCGGCCCCTGGGCCCCACCGTTGCAGCCCAACCACACACCGACCCCACCTCATccctggccccacatgtcatccaccCAAATCACCCACTTTGGTCGGGGTGGGTCCCaccacatctctctctctccctggcTCTGATTAATTTCTCCCCAACCCCACTCACTCGCCGCgtcggcgaccaccaccactcGAGCTCTAAATGGCAGCCGCCACTAGATCTTGCCACcatcaccgacgacggcgacctcaccgccgccggggatgaagcgccgccacctcccgcccgtcctcgtcctcctcctcctctcaatcctctccctctccttccgccgccgcctcctcgtgctGCAGGGccccccgtcgtcgtcgtcgtcgtcccgccACCCCGTCGGTgaccccctcctccgccgcctcgcggcCGACGATGGCGCCGGATCCAGCCAGATCCTTGCCGAGGCCGCCGCGCTGTTCGCCAACGCGTCGATCTCGACGTTCCCCAGCCTCGGCAACCACCACCGGCTGCTCTACCTCCGCATGCCGTACGCCTTCTCCCCGCGCGCCCCGCCGCGGCCCAAGACCGTCGCCCGCCTCCGCGTCCCGGTCGACGCGCTCCCCCCCGACGGGAAGCTCCTCGCCTCTTTCAGGGCATCGCTCGGGTCgttcctcgccgcccgccgccgccgcggccgcggggggAATGTGGCCGGCGTGATGCGCGACCTCGCGGGGGTCCTCGGCCGCCGGTACCGGACCTGCGCCGTGGTCGGGAACAGCGGCGTGCTCCTCGGCTCCGGCCGTGGCCCGCAGATCGACGCGCACGACCTCGTCATCCGCCTCAACAACGCGCGCGTCGCCGGGTTCGCCGCGGACGTCGGCGTCAAGACCTCCCTCTCCTTCGTCAACTCCAACATCCTCCACATCTGCGCCGCCCGCAACGCCATCACCCGCGCCGCCTGCGGCTGCCACCCGTACGGCGGCGAGGTGCCCATGGCGATGTACGTCTGCCAGCCCGCCCACCTCCTCGACGCGCTCATCTGcaacgccaccgccacgccgtcCTCCCCGTTCCCGCTCCTCGTCACCGACGCGCGCCTCGACGCGCTGTGCGCGCGCATCGCCAAGTACTACTCGCTGAGGCGGTTCGTCTCCGCcaccggcgagccggcggcgaaCTGGACGCGGAGGCACGACGAGAGGTACTTCCACTACTCGTCGGGGATGCAGGCGGTGGTGATGGCGCTCGGCGTCTGCGACGAGGTGAGCCTCTTCGGCTTCGGCAAGTCGCCCGGCGCCAAGCACCATTACCACACCAACCAGAAGAAGGAGCTGGACCTGCACGACTACGAGGCGGAGTACGACTTCTACGGCGACCTccaggcgcggccggcggcggtgccctTCCTCGACGACGCCCACGGCTTCACCGTGCCGCCGGTGAGGTTGCACCGGTGACGGTGACCCCGACGTGGGTGTATATGTAGCTGCTGCTGAATTTTGTTGTAAAATTGAAACTGATTTCATATTCGATACGTAGAATCccattgtaatttgtaaatcAGGGGGAATGGGAGGAGATACGGACACAAGATGTGTGTCAGATTTGGGAGCTTTGTAAGGAGAAATGTAGCTCAATTTTGTTGTGAATTTATTCGAACCATTGCAGTGAACTTGTTGATCATGAAAGCGCTTATTGATTGTGAACTtgttaatgattttttttttttttggtggtgaTAGATCTTGCTTAGGTATGAAAATGATCAGTAGCTGATGCTACTAATAACTATAACGTCTTTGTTTAATTCTTCCTTAAGTAAAGGAGAGTAAATATTCGGGTTGGTGGGCGGTCTCCTATCTGCTTCTGTTGTCGATTTGCTAATCTCTTCTAGGGGAATATTCTGGTTGTAGTATAGTACTAGTAGATGACCGAAAGCTAATAAAATGGTCAATAATCCAGGAAGAAACAGCTAGTCCAATTGCCAATTGCCCATtccttttctccctttttctttcAGATAAAATTGCCAATCCTTtacaagctgctgctgctgctgcaacttGATTTATAATCATCAGACTGCTCACTGCTGAAGATTGTTTAAGTAACACAATGTTTCT is part of the Oryza glaberrima chromosome 12, OglaRS2, whole genome shotgun sequence genome and harbors:
- the LOC127756719 gene encoding sialyltransferase-like protein 2 is translated as MKRRHLPPVLVLLLLSILSLSFRRRLLVLQGPPSSSSSSRHPVGDPLLRRLAADDGAGSSQILAEAAALFANASISTFPSLGNHHRLLYLRMPYAFSPRAPPRPKTVARLRVPVDALPPDGKLLASFRASLGSFLAARRRRGRGGNVAGVMRDLAGVLGRRYRTCAVVGNSGVLLGSGRGPQIDAHDLVIRLNNARVAGFAADVGVKTSLSFVNSNILHICAARNAITRAACGCHPYGGEVPMAMYVCQPAHLLDALICNATATPSSPFPLLVTDARLDALCARIAKYYSLRRFVSATGEPAANWTRRHDERYFHYSSGMQAVVMALGVCDEVSLFGFGKSPGAKHHYHTNQKKELDLHDYEAEYDFYGDLQARPAAVPFLDDAHGFTVPPVRLHR